In Pseudoliparis swirei isolate HS2019 ecotype Mariana Trench chromosome 11, NWPU_hadal_v1, whole genome shotgun sequence, a genomic segment contains:
- the aspg gene encoding 60 kDa lysophospholipase isoform X1, which produces MTSLARALSQPTLNLTEVADVSPQRNTMRHSCRRRKLSSCNSLECEELATSPSATEARVLVLNTGGTIGMTLHNNVLAPKANAFVKSLRKLPILHDELYAQQTGLYQYYGSENSLVLPLSEDNKRIVYTVIEYNPLLDSSNMTTDDWGRIGKDIEKNYEDYDGFVILHGTDTMAYTASALSFMCEHLGKPIILTGSQVPIYEMRNDGRDNLLGALLIAGQFVIPEVHTDGPAYVKSCSVELILSLERSKCCAVKRGFLCVSFQVCLYFYNKLYRGNRVTKVDARSFNAFSSPNLAPLAVAEVDITINWDTVWRANTTAKFHVSTELNRNVGLLRLFPGITAATMRAFLQPPMEGVVLETYGSGNAPDNRPDLLEELKKATDSDVIIINCTQCLRGTVSASYATGKVLMDAGLIAGGDMTPEAALSKLSYVLAKKDIPFDAKRKMMARNLRGEMISDLAGSKLSLSDSRFIQVIAKSLSISCKKELEAIRDALTAPLACAAAKIGDVEALEALKEMGTNLCLSDYDGRTPLHIAACEGHLKLVEYLLSHGATVYAKDRYGDTPLSNAVRFRHKEVVKLLRKTGAHFSRDELDEAGTELCSLAAGGDLEGLEMWKLAGADLNKPGYDGQTALQLARAVGKTEVVAFLVQLMSKTSTPVFGEFNEYVEYEDDDESGAIEFSATPTGP; this is translated from the exons ATGACATCCCTCGCGCGCGCTTTGTCGCAGCCGACGCTGAATCTCACAGAAGTGGCCGATGTTTCCCCTCAGAGGAACACCATGCGGCATTCATGTCGAAGGAGAAAGCTGTCGAGCTGCAACTCGCTGGAGTGCGAGGAGTTGGCGACGTCACCCTCCGCCACCGAGGCGCGCGTGCTGGTGTTGAACACCGGAGGGACCATCGGGATGACGCTTCACAacaatg TGCTTGCCCCAAAAGCCAACGCTTTTGTGAAGAGCCTGCGCAAGTTGCCCATCCTCCACGATGAGTTGTATGCCCAGCAGACCGGCCTGTACCAGTACTATGGATCGGAGAACAGTCTGGTCCTGCC GCTGAGTGAAGACAACAAGAGGATAGTCTACACGGTTATAGAGTACAACCCTTTGCTGGACTCCTCAAACATGACCACGGATGACTGGGGTAGAATTGGAAAGGACATTGAG aaAAACTACGAAGACTACGACGGTTTTGTGATCCTGCACGGCACGGACACGATGGCCTACACGGCCTCTGCCCTGTCCTTCATGTGTGAACATCTGGGCAAACCAATCATCCTCACCGGGTCACAG GTGCCGATCTACGAGATGAGGAACGATGGCCGAGACAACCTGCTGGGGGCGCTGCTGATCGCGGGCCAGTTCGTCATTCCCGAG gtgcACACGGATGGTCCTGCATATGTTAAGTCCTGCAGCGTTGAACTGATTCTGTCTTTGGAGAGGAGCAAATGTTGTGCAGTAAAACGcggttttttgtgtgtctcttttcagGTGTGCTTGTACTTCTACAACAAACTCTACAGAGGGAACCGTGTGACCAAGGTGGATGCCAGGAGTTTCAATGCGTTCTCCTCTCCGAACTTGGCTCCTCTGGCCGTCGCCGAGGTGGACATCACAA TCAACTGGGATACAGTGTGGCGGGCGAACACCACGGCAAAGTTTCACGTCAGCACTGAGCTGAACCGGAACGTGGGCCTCCTCAGGCTGTTCCCAGGAATCACCGCCGCTACC ATGAGGGCTTTCCTACAGCCACCCATGGAGGGTGTCGTACTGGAGACTTACGGCAGTGGAAATGCCCCCGATAACCGGCCCGACCTGTTGGAGGAGCTGAAGAAAGCCACCGACTCAgacgtcatcatcatcaactgCACCCAGTGTCTGAGGGGGACGGTGTCTGCATCTTACGCCACCGGCAAG GTGTTGATGGATGCAGGGCTGATAGCTGGTGGAGACATGACTCCAGAGGCGGCCTTGTCGAAGCTGTCCTATGTACTGGCCAAGAAAGACATACCTTTTGATGCCAAGAGAAAG ATGATGGCTCGGAACCTGCGAGGTGAGATGATTTCCGACTTGGCTGGATCCAAACTGTCTCTGAGCGACAGCCGGTTCATCCAAGTCATTGCCAAGTCTTTGAGCATCAGCTGCAAGAAG GAGCTGGAAGCCATCCGCGATGCCCTGACCGCTCCACTGGCATGTGCCGCCGCGAAGATCGGAGACGTAGAGGCCCTGGAAGCCCTCAAGGAAATG GGCACTAACTTGTGTCTGAGTGACTACGATGGACGCACCCCCCTCCATATCGCCGCCTGTGAGGGCCACCTCAAACTGGTGGAGTACCTCCTGAGTCATGGAGCCACAGTCTATGCTAAAGATCGCTACGGGGACACACCCCTCAGCAACGCCGTACGCTTCAG GCACAAGGAGGTCGTGAAGCTGCTGCGGAAGACTGGAGCCCACTTCTCCAGAGACGAGTTGGATGAAGCGGGAACCGAACTGTGCAG CCTGGCAGCCGGCGGGGACCTGGAGGGGCTCGAGATGTGGAAACTGGCTGGAGCTGATCTGAATAAACCCGGCTATGACGGACAGACGGCGCTCCAACTG GCCCGTGCTGTCGGAAAAACGGAAGTGGTGGCATTTTTAGTGCAACTCATGAGCAAAACATCCACG CCAGTATTTGGTGAATTTAATGAGTATGTTGAatatgaggatgatgatgag AGCGGAGCGATCGAGTTTTCAGCCACCCCGACGGGACCGTGA
- the aspg gene encoding 60 kDa lysophospholipase isoform X2, protein MTSLARALSQPTLNLTEVADVSPQRNTMRHSCRRRKLSSCNSLECEELATSPSATEARVLVLNTGGTIGMTLHNNVLAPKANAFVKSLRKLPILHDELYAQQTGLYQYYGSENSLVLPKPTPHSDHLFHGLSEDNKRIVYTVIEYNPLLDSSNMTTDDWGRIGKDIEKNYEDYDGFVILHGTDTMAYTASALSFMCEHLGKPIILTGSQVPIYEMRNDGRDNLLGALLIAGQFVIPEVHTDGPAYVKSCSVELILSLERSKCCAVKRGFLCVSFQVCLYFYNKLYRGNRVTKVDARSFNAFSSPNLAPLAVAEVDITINWDTVWRANTTAKFHVSTELNRNVGLLRLFPGITAATMRAFLQPPMEGVVLETYGSGNAPDNRPDLLEELKKATDSDVIIINCTQCLRGTVSASYATGKVLMDAGLIAGGDMTPEAALSKLSYVLAKKDIPFDAKRKMMARNLRGEMISDLAGSKLSLSDSRFIQVIAKSLSISCKKELEAIRDALTAPLACAAAKIGDVEALEALKEMGTNLCLSDYDGRTPLHIAACEGHLKLVEYLLSHGATVYAKDRYGDTPLSNAVRFRHKEVVKLLRKTGAHFSRDELDEAGTELCSLAAGGDLEGLEMWKLAGADLNKPGYDGQTALQLARAVGKTEVVAFLVQLMSKTSTSGAIEFSATPTGP, encoded by the exons ATGACATCCCTCGCGCGCGCTTTGTCGCAGCCGACGCTGAATCTCACAGAAGTGGCCGATGTTTCCCCTCAGAGGAACACCATGCGGCATTCATGTCGAAGGAGAAAGCTGTCGAGCTGCAACTCGCTGGAGTGCGAGGAGTTGGCGACGTCACCCTCCGCCACCGAGGCGCGCGTGCTGGTGTTGAACACCGGAGGGACCATCGGGATGACGCTTCACAacaatg TGCTTGCCCCAAAAGCCAACGCTTTTGTGAAGAGCCTGCGCAAGTTGCCCATCCTCCACGATGAGTTGTATGCCCAGCAGACCGGCCTGTACCAGTACTATGGATCGGAGAACAGTCTGGTCCTGCC GAAGCCGACGCCCCATTCTGACCATCTATTTCATGG GCTGAGTGAAGACAACAAGAGGATAGTCTACACGGTTATAGAGTACAACCCTTTGCTGGACTCCTCAAACATGACCACGGATGACTGGGGTAGAATTGGAAAGGACATTGAG aaAAACTACGAAGACTACGACGGTTTTGTGATCCTGCACGGCACGGACACGATGGCCTACACGGCCTCTGCCCTGTCCTTCATGTGTGAACATCTGGGCAAACCAATCATCCTCACCGGGTCACAG GTGCCGATCTACGAGATGAGGAACGATGGCCGAGACAACCTGCTGGGGGCGCTGCTGATCGCGGGCCAGTTCGTCATTCCCGAG gtgcACACGGATGGTCCTGCATATGTTAAGTCCTGCAGCGTTGAACTGATTCTGTCTTTGGAGAGGAGCAAATGTTGTGCAGTAAAACGcggttttttgtgtgtctcttttcagGTGTGCTTGTACTTCTACAACAAACTCTACAGAGGGAACCGTGTGACCAAGGTGGATGCCAGGAGTTTCAATGCGTTCTCCTCTCCGAACTTGGCTCCTCTGGCCGTCGCCGAGGTGGACATCACAA TCAACTGGGATACAGTGTGGCGGGCGAACACCACGGCAAAGTTTCACGTCAGCACTGAGCTGAACCGGAACGTGGGCCTCCTCAGGCTGTTCCCAGGAATCACCGCCGCTACC ATGAGGGCTTTCCTACAGCCACCCATGGAGGGTGTCGTACTGGAGACTTACGGCAGTGGAAATGCCCCCGATAACCGGCCCGACCTGTTGGAGGAGCTGAAGAAAGCCACCGACTCAgacgtcatcatcatcaactgCACCCAGTGTCTGAGGGGGACGGTGTCTGCATCTTACGCCACCGGCAAG GTGTTGATGGATGCAGGGCTGATAGCTGGTGGAGACATGACTCCAGAGGCGGCCTTGTCGAAGCTGTCCTATGTACTGGCCAAGAAAGACATACCTTTTGATGCCAAGAGAAAG ATGATGGCTCGGAACCTGCGAGGTGAGATGATTTCCGACTTGGCTGGATCCAAACTGTCTCTGAGCGACAGCCGGTTCATCCAAGTCATTGCCAAGTCTTTGAGCATCAGCTGCAAGAAG GAGCTGGAAGCCATCCGCGATGCCCTGACCGCTCCACTGGCATGTGCCGCCGCGAAGATCGGAGACGTAGAGGCCCTGGAAGCCCTCAAGGAAATG GGCACTAACTTGTGTCTGAGTGACTACGATGGACGCACCCCCCTCCATATCGCCGCCTGTGAGGGCCACCTCAAACTGGTGGAGTACCTCCTGAGTCATGGAGCCACAGTCTATGCTAAAGATCGCTACGGGGACACACCCCTCAGCAACGCCGTACGCTTCAG GCACAAGGAGGTCGTGAAGCTGCTGCGGAAGACTGGAGCCCACTTCTCCAGAGACGAGTTGGATGAAGCGGGAACCGAACTGTGCAG CCTGGCAGCCGGCGGGGACCTGGAGGGGCTCGAGATGTGGAAACTGGCTGGAGCTGATCTGAATAAACCCGGCTATGACGGACAGACGGCGCTCCAACTG GCCCGTGCTGTCGGAAAAACGGAAGTGGTGGCATTTTTAGTGCAACTCATGAGCAAAACATCCACG AGCGGAGCGATCGAGTTTTCAGCCACCCCGACGGGACCGTGA
- the aspg gene encoding 60 kDa lysophospholipase isoform X4 produces MTSLARALSQPTLNLTEVADVSPQRNTMRHSCRRRKLSSCNSLECEELATSPSATEARVLVLNTGGTIGMTLHNNVLAPKANAFVKSLRKLPILHDELYAQQTGLYQYYGSENSLVLPKPTPHSDHLFHGLSEDNKRIVYTVIEYNPLLDSSNMTTDDWGRIGKDIEKNYEDYDGFVILHGTDTMAYTASALSFMCEHLGKPIILTGSQVPIYEMRNDGRDNLLGALLIAGQFVIPEVHTDGPAYVKSCSVELILSLERSKCCAVKRGFLCVSFQVCLYFYNKLYRGNRVTKVDARSFNAFSSPNLAPLAVAEVDITINWDTVWRANTTAKFHVSTELNRNVGLLRLFPGITAATMRAFLQPPMEGVVLETYGSGNAPDNRPDLLEELKKATDSDVIIINCTQCLRGTVSASYATGKVLMDAGLIAGGDMTPEAALSKLSYVLAKKDIPFDAKRKMMARNLRGEMISDLAGSKLSLSDSRFIQVIAKSLSISCKKELEAIRDALTAPLACAAAKIGDVEALEALKEMGTNLCLSDYDGRTPLHIAACEGHLKLVEYLLSHGATVYAKDRYGDTPLSNAVRFRHKEVVKLLRKTGAHFSRDELDEAGTELCSLAAGGDLEGLEMWKLAGADLNKPGYDGQTALQLARAVGKTEVVAFLVQLMSKTSTPVFGEFNEYVEYEDDDESGAIEFSATPTGP; encoded by the exons ATGACATCCCTCGCGCGCGCTTTGTCGCAGCCGACGCTGAATCTCACAGAAGTGGCCGATGTTTCCCCTCAGAGGAACACCATGCGGCATTCATGTCGAAGGAGAAAGCTGTCGAGCTGCAACTCGCTGGAGTGCGAGGAGTTGGCGACGTCACCCTCCGCCACCGAGGCGCGCGTGCTGGTGTTGAACACCGGAGGGACCATCGGGATGACGCTTCACAacaatg TGCTTGCCCCAAAAGCCAACGCTTTTGTGAAGAGCCTGCGCAAGTTGCCCATCCTCCACGATGAGTTGTATGCCCAGCAGACCGGCCTGTACCAGTACTATGGATCGGAGAACAGTCTGGTCCTGCC GAAGCCGACGCCCCATTCTGACCATCTATTTCATGG GCTGAGTGAAGACAACAAGAGGATAGTCTACACGGTTATAGAGTACAACCCTTTGCTGGACTCCTCAAACATGACCACGGATGACTGGGGTAGAATTGGAAAGGACATTGAG aaAAACTACGAAGACTACGACGGTTTTGTGATCCTGCACGGCACGGACACGATGGCCTACACGGCCTCTGCCCTGTCCTTCATGTGTGAACATCTGGGCAAACCAATCATCCTCACCGGGTCACAG GTGCCGATCTACGAGATGAGGAACGATGGCCGAGACAACCTGCTGGGGGCGCTGCTGATCGCGGGCCAGTTCGTCATTCCCGAG gtgcACACGGATGGTCCTGCATATGTTAAGTCCTGCAGCGTTGAACTGATTCTGTCTTTGGAGAGGAGCAAATGTTGTGCAGTAAAACGcggttttttgtgtgtctcttttcagGTGTGCTTGTACTTCTACAACAAACTCTACAGAGGGAACCGTGTGACCAAGGTGGATGCCAGGAGTTTCAATGCGTTCTCCTCTCCGAACTTGGCTCCTCTGGCCGTCGCCGAGGTGGACATCACAA TCAACTGGGATACAGTGTGGCGGGCGAACACCACGGCAAAGTTTCACGTCAGCACTGAGCTGAACCGGAACGTGGGCCTCCTCAGGCTGTTCCCAGGAATCACCGCCGCTACC ATGAGGGCTTTCCTACAGCCACCCATGGAGGGTGTCGTACTGGAGACTTACGGCAGTGGAAATGCCCCCGATAACCGGCCCGACCTGTTGGAGGAGCTGAAGAAAGCCACCGACTCAgacgtcatcatcatcaactgCACCCAGTGTCTGAGGGGGACGGTGTCTGCATCTTACGCCACCGGCAAG GTGTTGATGGATGCAGGGCTGATAGCTGGTGGAGACATGACTCCAGAGGCGGCCTTGTCGAAGCTGTCCTATGTACTGGCCAAGAAAGACATACCTTTTGATGCCAAGAGAAAG ATGATGGCTCGGAACCTGCGAGGTGAGATGATTTCCGACTTGGCTGGATCCAAACTGTCTCTGAGCGACAGCCGGTTCATCCAAGTCATTGCCAAGTCTTTGAGCATCAGCTGCAAGAAG GAGCTGGAAGCCATCCGCGATGCCCTGACCGCTCCACTGGCATGTGCCGCCGCGAAGATCGGAGACGTAGAGGCCCTGGAAGCCCTCAAGGAAATG GGCACTAACTTGTGTCTGAGTGACTACGATGGACGCACCCCCCTCCATATCGCCGCCTGTGAGGGCCACCTCAAACTGGTGGAGTACCTCCTGAGTCATGGAGCCACAGTCTATGCTAAAGATCGCTACGGGGACACACCCCTCAGCAACGCCGTACGCTTCAG GCACAAGGAGGTCGTGAAGCTGCTGCGGAAGACTGGAGCCCACTTCTCCAGAGACGAGTTGGATGAAGCGGGAACCGAACTGTGCAG CCTGGCAGCCGGCGGGGACCTGGAGGGGCTCGAGATGTGGAAACTGGCTGGAGCTGATCTGAATAAACCCGGCTATGACGGACAGACGGCGCTCCAACTG GCCCGTGCTGTCGGAAAAACGGAAGTGGTGGCATTTTTAGTGCAACTCATGAGCAAAACATCCACG CCAGTATTTGGTGAATTTAATGAGTATGTTGAatatgaggatgatgatgag AGCGGAGCGATCGAGTTTTCAGCCACCCCGACGGGACCGTGA
- the arf6b gene encoding ADP-ribosylation factor 6b, with product MGKVLSKIFGNKEMRILMLGLDAAGKTTILYKLKLGQSVTTIPTVGFNVETVTYKNVKFNVWDVGGQDKIRPLWRHYYTGTQGLIFVVDCADRDRIDEARQELHRIINDREMRDAIILIFANKQDLPDAMKPHEIQEKLGLTRIRDRNWYVQPSCATTGDGLYEGLTWLTSNYKS from the coding sequence ATGGGCAAAGTGCTGTCTAAAATATTCGGCAACAAGGAGATGAGAATATTAATGCTCGGACTTGATGCTGCGGGAAAGACGACAATCCTCTACAAGCTGAAACTCGGACAGTCCGTCACCACGATCCCCACGGTCGGCTTCAACGTGGAGACCGTCACCTACAAGAACGTCAAGTTCAACGTGTGGGACGTCGGGGGGCAGGATAAGATTCGCCCTCTGTGGCGACACTACTACACGGGCACGCAGGGGTTAATCTTCGTGGTGGATTGCGCGGACAGGGACCGCATCGACGAGGCGAGGCAGGAGCTCCACCGCATCATCAACGACCGGGAGATGAGGGACGCCATCATCTTGATATTCGCCAATAAGCAAGACCTTCCGGACGCCATGAAGCCGCACGAGATCCAGGAGAAGCTCGGATTGACCCGCATCCGAGACCGGAATTGGTACGTTCAGCCGTCCTGTGCGACCACAGGTGATGGACTGTATGAGGGCCTGACCTGGCTGACCTCGAATTATAAATCTTAA
- the aspg gene encoding 60 kDa lysophospholipase isoform X5, with translation MTSLARALSQPTLNLTEVADVSPQRNTMRHSCRRRKLSSCNSLECEELATSPSATEARVLVLNTGGTIGMTLHNNVLAPKANAFVKSLRKLPILHDELYAQQTGLYQYYGSENSLVLPKPTPHSDHLFHGLSEDNKRIVYTVIEYNPLLDSSNMTTDDWGRIGKDIEKNYEDYDGFVILHGTDTMAYTASALSFMCEHLGKPIILTGSQVPIYEMRNDGRDNLLGALLIAGQFVIPEVHTDGPAYVKSCSVELILSLERSKCCAVKRGFLCVSFQVCLYFYNKLYRGNRVTKVDARSFNAFSSPNLAPLAVAEVDITINWDTVWRANTTAKFHVSTELNRNVGLLRLFPGITAATMRAFLQPPMEGVVLETYGSGNAPDNRPDLLEELKKATDSDVIIINCTQCLRGTVSASYATGKVLMDAGLIAGGDMTPEAALSKLSYVLAKKDIPFDAKRKMMARNLRGEMISDLAGSKLSLSDSRFIQVIAKSLSISCKKELEAIRDALTAPLACAAAKIGDVEALEALKEMAQGGREAAAEDWSPLLQRRVG, from the exons ATGACATCCCTCGCGCGCGCTTTGTCGCAGCCGACGCTGAATCTCACAGAAGTGGCCGATGTTTCCCCTCAGAGGAACACCATGCGGCATTCATGTCGAAGGAGAAAGCTGTCGAGCTGCAACTCGCTGGAGTGCGAGGAGTTGGCGACGTCACCCTCCGCCACCGAGGCGCGCGTGCTGGTGTTGAACACCGGAGGGACCATCGGGATGACGCTTCACAacaatg TGCTTGCCCCAAAAGCCAACGCTTTTGTGAAGAGCCTGCGCAAGTTGCCCATCCTCCACGATGAGTTGTATGCCCAGCAGACCGGCCTGTACCAGTACTATGGATCGGAGAACAGTCTGGTCCTGCC GAAGCCGACGCCCCATTCTGACCATCTATTTCATGG GCTGAGTGAAGACAACAAGAGGATAGTCTACACGGTTATAGAGTACAACCCTTTGCTGGACTCCTCAAACATGACCACGGATGACTGGGGTAGAATTGGAAAGGACATTGAG aaAAACTACGAAGACTACGACGGTTTTGTGATCCTGCACGGCACGGACACGATGGCCTACACGGCCTCTGCCCTGTCCTTCATGTGTGAACATCTGGGCAAACCAATCATCCTCACCGGGTCACAG GTGCCGATCTACGAGATGAGGAACGATGGCCGAGACAACCTGCTGGGGGCGCTGCTGATCGCGGGCCAGTTCGTCATTCCCGAG gtgcACACGGATGGTCCTGCATATGTTAAGTCCTGCAGCGTTGAACTGATTCTGTCTTTGGAGAGGAGCAAATGTTGTGCAGTAAAACGcggttttttgtgtgtctcttttcagGTGTGCTTGTACTTCTACAACAAACTCTACAGAGGGAACCGTGTGACCAAGGTGGATGCCAGGAGTTTCAATGCGTTCTCCTCTCCGAACTTGGCTCCTCTGGCCGTCGCCGAGGTGGACATCACAA TCAACTGGGATACAGTGTGGCGGGCGAACACCACGGCAAAGTTTCACGTCAGCACTGAGCTGAACCGGAACGTGGGCCTCCTCAGGCTGTTCCCAGGAATCACCGCCGCTACC ATGAGGGCTTTCCTACAGCCACCCATGGAGGGTGTCGTACTGGAGACTTACGGCAGTGGAAATGCCCCCGATAACCGGCCCGACCTGTTGGAGGAGCTGAAGAAAGCCACCGACTCAgacgtcatcatcatcaactgCACCCAGTGTCTGAGGGGGACGGTGTCTGCATCTTACGCCACCGGCAAG GTGTTGATGGATGCAGGGCTGATAGCTGGTGGAGACATGACTCCAGAGGCGGCCTTGTCGAAGCTGTCCTATGTACTGGCCAAGAAAGACATACCTTTTGATGCCAAGAGAAAG ATGATGGCTCGGAACCTGCGAGGTGAGATGATTTCCGACTTGGCTGGATCCAAACTGTCTCTGAGCGACAGCCGGTTCATCCAAGTCATTGCCAAGTCTTTGAGCATCAGCTGCAAGAAG GAGCTGGAAGCCATCCGCGATGCCCTGACCGCTCCACTGGCATGTGCCGCCGCGAAGATCGGAGACGTAGAGGCCCTGGAAGCCCTCAAGGAAATG GCACAAGGAGGTCGTGAAGCTGCTGCGGAAGACTGGAGCCCACTTCTCCAGAGACGAGTTGGATGA
- the aspg gene encoding 60 kDa lysophospholipase isoform X3, with protein MTSLARALSQPTLNLTEVADVSPQRNTMRHSCRRRKLSSCNSLECEELATSPSATEARVLVLNTGGTIGMTLHNNVLAPKANAFVKSLRKLPILHDELYAQQTGLYQYYGSENSLVLPLSEDNKRIVYTVIEYNPLLDSSNMTTDDWGRIGKDIEKNYEDYDGFVILHGTDTMAYTASALSFMCEHLGKPIILTGSQVPIYEMRNDGRDNLLGALLIAGQFVIPEVCLYFYNKLYRGNRVTKVDARSFNAFSSPNLAPLAVAEVDITINWDTVWRANTTAKFHVSTELNRNVGLLRLFPGITAATMRAFLQPPMEGVVLETYGSGNAPDNRPDLLEELKKATDSDVIIINCTQCLRGTVSASYATGKVLMDAGLIAGGDMTPEAALSKLSYVLAKKDIPFDAKRKMMARNLRGEMISDLAGSKLSLSDSRFIQVIAKSLSISCKKELEAIRDALTAPLACAAAKIGDVEALEALKEMGTNLCLSDYDGRTPLHIAACEGHLKLVEYLLSHGATVYAKDRYGDTPLSNAVRFRHKEVVKLLRKTGAHFSRDELDEAGTELCSLAAGGDLEGLEMWKLAGADLNKPGYDGQTALQLARAVGKTEVVAFLVQLMSKTSTPVFGEFNEYVEYEDDDESGAIEFSATPTGP; from the exons ATGACATCCCTCGCGCGCGCTTTGTCGCAGCCGACGCTGAATCTCACAGAAGTGGCCGATGTTTCCCCTCAGAGGAACACCATGCGGCATTCATGTCGAAGGAGAAAGCTGTCGAGCTGCAACTCGCTGGAGTGCGAGGAGTTGGCGACGTCACCCTCCGCCACCGAGGCGCGCGTGCTGGTGTTGAACACCGGAGGGACCATCGGGATGACGCTTCACAacaatg TGCTTGCCCCAAAAGCCAACGCTTTTGTGAAGAGCCTGCGCAAGTTGCCCATCCTCCACGATGAGTTGTATGCCCAGCAGACCGGCCTGTACCAGTACTATGGATCGGAGAACAGTCTGGTCCTGCC GCTGAGTGAAGACAACAAGAGGATAGTCTACACGGTTATAGAGTACAACCCTTTGCTGGACTCCTCAAACATGACCACGGATGACTGGGGTAGAATTGGAAAGGACATTGAG aaAAACTACGAAGACTACGACGGTTTTGTGATCCTGCACGGCACGGACACGATGGCCTACACGGCCTCTGCCCTGTCCTTCATGTGTGAACATCTGGGCAAACCAATCATCCTCACCGGGTCACAG GTGCCGATCTACGAGATGAGGAACGATGGCCGAGACAACCTGCTGGGGGCGCTGCTGATCGCGGGCCAGTTCGTCATTCCCGAG GTGTGCTTGTACTTCTACAACAAACTCTACAGAGGGAACCGTGTGACCAAGGTGGATGCCAGGAGTTTCAATGCGTTCTCCTCTCCGAACTTGGCTCCTCTGGCCGTCGCCGAGGTGGACATCACAA TCAACTGGGATACAGTGTGGCGGGCGAACACCACGGCAAAGTTTCACGTCAGCACTGAGCTGAACCGGAACGTGGGCCTCCTCAGGCTGTTCCCAGGAATCACCGCCGCTACC ATGAGGGCTTTCCTACAGCCACCCATGGAGGGTGTCGTACTGGAGACTTACGGCAGTGGAAATGCCCCCGATAACCGGCCCGACCTGTTGGAGGAGCTGAAGAAAGCCACCGACTCAgacgtcatcatcatcaactgCACCCAGTGTCTGAGGGGGACGGTGTCTGCATCTTACGCCACCGGCAAG GTGTTGATGGATGCAGGGCTGATAGCTGGTGGAGACATGACTCCAGAGGCGGCCTTGTCGAAGCTGTCCTATGTACTGGCCAAGAAAGACATACCTTTTGATGCCAAGAGAAAG ATGATGGCTCGGAACCTGCGAGGTGAGATGATTTCCGACTTGGCTGGATCCAAACTGTCTCTGAGCGACAGCCGGTTCATCCAAGTCATTGCCAAGTCTTTGAGCATCAGCTGCAAGAAG GAGCTGGAAGCCATCCGCGATGCCCTGACCGCTCCACTGGCATGTGCCGCCGCGAAGATCGGAGACGTAGAGGCCCTGGAAGCCCTCAAGGAAATG GGCACTAACTTGTGTCTGAGTGACTACGATGGACGCACCCCCCTCCATATCGCCGCCTGTGAGGGCCACCTCAAACTGGTGGAGTACCTCCTGAGTCATGGAGCCACAGTCTATGCTAAAGATCGCTACGGGGACACACCCCTCAGCAACGCCGTACGCTTCAG GCACAAGGAGGTCGTGAAGCTGCTGCGGAAGACTGGAGCCCACTTCTCCAGAGACGAGTTGGATGAAGCGGGAACCGAACTGTGCAG CCTGGCAGCCGGCGGGGACCTGGAGGGGCTCGAGATGTGGAAACTGGCTGGAGCTGATCTGAATAAACCCGGCTATGACGGACAGACGGCGCTCCAACTG GCCCGTGCTGTCGGAAAAACGGAAGTGGTGGCATTTTTAGTGCAACTCATGAGCAAAACATCCACG CCAGTATTTGGTGAATTTAATGAGTATGTTGAatatgaggatgatgatgag AGCGGAGCGATCGAGTTTTCAGCCACCCCGACGGGACCGTGA